A region of Vigna radiata var. radiata cultivar VC1973A chromosome 6, Vradiata_ver6, whole genome shotgun sequence DNA encodes the following proteins:
- the LOC106764129 gene encoding pentatricopeptide repeat-containing protein At2g34400 isoform X1 codes for MLAAFENPGVGGNIGKCYKTAESLVLLAKQCRSTKTVQQVHTQMVVNSIHNHHNHLLSKAIQVKNFTYASLIFSHMAPHPNDYAFNIMIRALTTTWHNYPLALTLFYRMKSLSVTPNNFTFPFFFLSCANLAEISHARVAHSLLFKVGLHSDPHSAHSLITAYARCDRPACARKVFDEIPQRDLVSWNSMIAGYAKAGCAREAVELFGEMGRRDGFEPDEMSLVSVLGACGELGDLELGSWVEGFVVERGMALNSFLGSALISMYAKCGDLGSARRIFDSMATRDVITWNAVISGYAQNGMADEAISLFHAMKDDSVKANKITLTAVLSACATIGALDLGKQIDEYASQRGFQHDIFVATALIDMYAKCGSLESAQRVFKEMPQKNEVSWNAMISALASHGKAKEALSLFQRMSDEGGGARPNDITFVGLLSACVHAGLVAEGHRLFDMMSTLFRLVPKIEHYSCMVDLLARAGHLYEAWDLIEEMPEKPDKVTLGALLGACRRNKNVDIGERVMRMILEVDPSNSGNYIISSKIYANLNMWEDSARMRLLMRQKGITKTPGCSWIEIENQLYEFLAGDGSCLDSIDISNIIYLLYEELKREGYLPNVVE; via the exons TTTGAAAATCCAGGAGTTGGCGGCAACATTGGGAAGTGTTACAAGACAGCGGAATCTCTGGTGTTGCTGGCAAAACAATGTCGGTCGACGAAGACGGTCCAACAGGTTCATACCCAAATGGTGGTGAACTCCATTCacaaccaccacaaccacctTCTCTCCAAAGCCATACAAGTGAAAAACTTCACCTACGCTTCTCTTATCTTCTCCCACATGGCTCCCCACCCCAACGATTACGCCTTCAACATCATGATCCGCGCCCTCACCACAACCTGGCACAACTACCCTCTTGCTCTCACCCTCTTCTATCGCATGAAGTCCCTCTCCGtcacccccaacaacttcaccttccccttcttcttcctctcctgcGCCAACCTCGCTGAAATTTCCCACGCCCGTGTTGCCCATTCCCTCCTCTTCAAGGTCGGCCTTCACTCAGACCCCCACTCCGCTCACTCCCTCATAACCGCCTACGCGCGGTGTGACCGCCCCGCATGTGCGcggaaggtgtttgatgaaattccCCAGAGGGACTTGGTGTCCTGGAACTCCATGATTGCTGGGTATGCGAAGGCGGGCTGTGCCAGGGAGGCTGTGGAGTTGTTTGGGGAGATGGGGAGGCGGGACGGGTTTGAGCCGGATGAGATGAGTCTGGTGAGTGTGCTTGGGGCTTGTGGGGAGCTGGGGGATTTGGAGTTGGGGAGCTGGGTGGAGGGGTTTGTTGTGGAACGTGGCATGGCTCTTAACTCGTTTCTAGGTTCTGCTTTGATCAGTATGTATGCTAAGTGTGGGGATTTGGGGTCTGCTAGAAGGATCTTTGATAGCATGGCTACCAGAGATGTTATCACGTGGAATGCTGTTATATCAGG ATATGCTCAGAATGGAATGGCGGATGAAGCGATCTCTTTATTCCATGCCATGAAGGACGACAGTGTTAAGGCAAATAAAATTACCCTGACTGCAGTACTTTCTGCATGTGCAACCATTGGCGCTCTCGATTTGGGGAAACAGATTGATGAATATGCATCACAAAGAGGATTTCaacatgatatttttgttgCTACTGCGTTGATTGATATGTATGCTAAGTGTGGGAGTTTGGAAAGTGCGCAAAGAGTTTTCAAAGAAATGCCCCAAAAGAATGAAGTTTCTTGGAATGCAATGATCTCTGCACTTGCTTCTCATGGAAAAGCCAAGGAGGCACTATCACTATTTCAGCGCATGTCAGATGAGGGTGGAGGTGCCCGCCCTAATGACATAACATTTGTGGGGTTGCTTTCTGCTTGTGTGCATGCTGGCCTGGTAGCTGAGGGCCATAGATTGTTTGATATGATGAGCACATTGTTCAGATTGGTACCAAAAATTGAGCACTATTCTTGTATGGTTGATCTTTTGGCACGTGCGGGTCATTTATACGAGGCATGGGATCTAATTGAGGAAATGCCTGAAAAGCCAGACAAAGTTACACTAGGTGCTTTGCTTGGTGCCTGTCGAAGGAATAAAAATGTAGATATAGGGGAACGGGTTATGCGGATGATTCTGGAGGTGGATCCTTCAAATTCTGGGAACTATattatctcatcaaaaatttatGCAAATCTGAACATGTGGGAAGATTCTGCAAGGATGAGATTGTTGATGAGACAGAAAGGTATTACTAAAACTCCTGGTTGTAGCTGGATTGAAATTGAGAATCAGTTGTATGAATTTCTTGCAGGTGATGGCTCATGCCTTGACTCTATAGATATaagtaacataatttatttgCTCTATGAGGAACTCAAAAGGGAAGGTTATCTCCCAAATGTTGTTGAATAG
- the LOC106764129 gene encoding pentatricopeptide repeat-containing protein At2g34400 isoform X2 codes for MLAAFENPGVGGNIGKCYKTAESLVLLAKQCRSTKTVQQVHTQMVVNSIHNHHNHLLSKAIQVKNFTYASLIFSHMAPHPNDYAFNIMIRALTTTWHNYPLALTLFYRMKSLSVTPNNFTFPFFFLSCANLAEISHARVAHSLLFKVGLHSDPHSAHSLITAYARCDRPACARKVFDEIPQRDLVSWNSMIAGYAKAGCAREAVELFGEMGRRDGFEPDEMSLVSVLGACGELGDLELGSWVEGFVVERGMALNSFLGSALISMYAKCGDLGSARRIFDSMATRDVITWNAVISGYAQNGMADEAISLFHAMKDDSVKANKITLTAVLSACATIGALDLGKQIDEYASQRGFQHDIFVATALIDMYAKCGSLESAQRVFKEMPQKNEVSWNAMISALASHGKAKEALSLFQRMSDEGGGARPNDITFVGLLSACVHAGLVAEGHRLFDMMSTLFRLVPKIEHYSCMVDLLARAGHLYEAWDLIEEMPEKPDKVTLGALLGACRRNKNVDIGERVMRMILEVDPSNSGNYIISSKIYANLNMWEDSARMRLLMRQKVIYCDNKATIQIATNPSHS; via the exons TTTGAAAATCCAGGAGTTGGCGGCAACATTGGGAAGTGTTACAAGACAGCGGAATCTCTGGTGTTGCTGGCAAAACAATGTCGGTCGACGAAGACGGTCCAACAGGTTCATACCCAAATGGTGGTGAACTCCATTCacaaccaccacaaccacctTCTCTCCAAAGCCATACAAGTGAAAAACTTCACCTACGCTTCTCTTATCTTCTCCCACATGGCTCCCCACCCCAACGATTACGCCTTCAACATCATGATCCGCGCCCTCACCACAACCTGGCACAACTACCCTCTTGCTCTCACCCTCTTCTATCGCATGAAGTCCCTCTCCGtcacccccaacaacttcaccttccccttcttcttcctctcctgcGCCAACCTCGCTGAAATTTCCCACGCCCGTGTTGCCCATTCCCTCCTCTTCAAGGTCGGCCTTCACTCAGACCCCCACTCCGCTCACTCCCTCATAACCGCCTACGCGCGGTGTGACCGCCCCGCATGTGCGcggaaggtgtttgatgaaattccCCAGAGGGACTTGGTGTCCTGGAACTCCATGATTGCTGGGTATGCGAAGGCGGGCTGTGCCAGGGAGGCTGTGGAGTTGTTTGGGGAGATGGGGAGGCGGGACGGGTTTGAGCCGGATGAGATGAGTCTGGTGAGTGTGCTTGGGGCTTGTGGGGAGCTGGGGGATTTGGAGTTGGGGAGCTGGGTGGAGGGGTTTGTTGTGGAACGTGGCATGGCTCTTAACTCGTTTCTAGGTTCTGCTTTGATCAGTATGTATGCTAAGTGTGGGGATTTGGGGTCTGCTAGAAGGATCTTTGATAGCATGGCTACCAGAGATGTTATCACGTGGAATGCTGTTATATCAGG ATATGCTCAGAATGGAATGGCGGATGAAGCGATCTCTTTATTCCATGCCATGAAGGACGACAGTGTTAAGGCAAATAAAATTACCCTGACTGCAGTACTTTCTGCATGTGCAACCATTGGCGCTCTCGATTTGGGGAAACAGATTGATGAATATGCATCACAAAGAGGATTTCaacatgatatttttgttgCTACTGCGTTGATTGATATGTATGCTAAGTGTGGGAGTTTGGAAAGTGCGCAAAGAGTTTTCAAAGAAATGCCCCAAAAGAATGAAGTTTCTTGGAATGCAATGATCTCTGCACTTGCTTCTCATGGAAAAGCCAAGGAGGCACTATCACTATTTCAGCGCATGTCAGATGAGGGTGGAGGTGCCCGCCCTAATGACATAACATTTGTGGGGTTGCTTTCTGCTTGTGTGCATGCTGGCCTGGTAGCTGAGGGCCATAGATTGTTTGATATGATGAGCACATTGTTCAGATTGGTACCAAAAATTGAGCACTATTCTTGTATGGTTGATCTTTTGGCACGTGCGGGTCATTTATACGAGGCATGGGATCTAATTGAGGAAATGCCTGAAAAGCCAGACAAAGTTACACTAGGTGCTTTGCTTGGTGCCTGTCGAAGGAATAAAAATGTAGATATAGGGGAACGGGTTATGCGGATGATTCTGGAGGTGGATCCTTCAAATTCTGGGAACTATattatctcatcaaaaatttatGCAAATCTGAACATGTGGGAAGATTCTGCAAGGATGAGATTGTTGATGAGACAGAAAG TGATCTATTGTGACAACAAAGCCACCATTCAAATTGCCACTAATCCTTCCCATTCATGA
- the LOC106765136 gene encoding probable methyltransferase PMT11: protein MKPYTTTIADYPRTTLKILFFFFFVALTFFFVGKHFSDGSSPRLIFFSATTTSAEVTVSPNFNQFFNVSAIIDDHTPPKPPVPFPVPPPASEPQDVFKRFGILNENGTMSDEFEVGDFEDSGPDEAGSVSLVAEDSDSAPRVSVSKFGMCPRSMSELIPCLDNEDAIRKLQSTERGEKFERHCPEEGKRFNCLIPPPKGYRPPIPWPRSRDEVWYSNVPHTRLVEDKGGQNWISKVRDKFRFPGGGTQFIHGADQYLDHISETVPDIKFGQNIRVALDVGCGVASFGAYLLSRNVITMSVAPKDVHENQIQFALERGVPAMVAAFATRRLLYPSQAFDMIHCSRCRINWTRDDGILLLEVNRMLRAGGYFVWAAQPVYKHEEVLEEQWKEMLNLTTRLCWKFLKKDGYVAIWQKPSDNSCYLNREAGTQPVLCDQSDDPDNVWYANLKACISRLPENGYGANVARWPARLHTPPDRLQSIKFDAFISRNELFRAESKYWGEIIASYVRVLHWKKMKLRNVMDMKAGFGGFAAALIDQNLDSWVMNVVPVSGSNTLPVIYDRGLIGVMHDWCEPFDTYPRTYDLLHAANLLSVEKKRCNVSSIMLEMDRILRPGGRAYIRDTLAIMDELIEIGNAMGWHVTLRETSEGPHASYRVLVCDKRLRG from the exons ATGAAACCCTACACCACCACCATTGCCGATTACCCCAGAACCACCctcaagatcctcttcttcttcttcttcgtcgcCCTCACATTCTTCTTCGTCGGCAAGCACTTCTCCGACGGTTCCTCTCCCCGGCTCATTTTCTTCTCCGCCACCACCACGTCCGCCGAGGTCACCGTATCCCCCAACTTCAACCAATTCTTCAATGTCTCCGCCATAATCGACGACCACACGCCTCCAAAGCCCCCCGTACCTTTCCCCGTTCCTCCCCCCGCTTCTGAGCCTCAGGACGTGTTCAAGCGCTTCGGGATCCTTAATGAGAATGGCACCATGTCCGACGAGTTTGAGGTTGGTGATTTCGAGGACAGCGGGCCGGATGAGGCGGGGAGCGTGAGCCTCGTGGCCGAGGATTCTGACTCAGCTCCCAGAGTGTCTGTGAGCAAGTTTGGAATGTGCCCGCGCAGCATGAGCGAGCTTATACCGTGTTTGGACAACGAGGATGCGATTCGAAAACTCCAGTCCACGGAGAGAGGAGAAAAGTTCGAGAGGCACTGTCCCGAAGAGGGGAAACGATTCAATTGCTTGATTCCGCCGCCTAAAGGGTACCGTCCCCCGATTCCTTGGCCCAGAAGCCGCGACGAG GTTTGGTACAGCAATGTTCCTCACACTCGTCTTGTTGAAGATAAAGGGGGTCAAAACTGGATTTCCAAAGTCAGGGATAAGTTTAGGTTTCCTGGGGGTGGTACACAATTTATACATGGAgctgaccaatacttggatcaTATTTCCGAg ACGGTTCCTGATATTAAGTTTGGGCAGAATATAAGAGTCGCCCTTGATGTTGGCTGCGGTGTTGCTAGTTTTGGTGCATACTTACTGTCACGAAATGTCATAACCATGTCTGTTGCTCCCAAGGATGTTCATGAGAATCAGATCCAGTTTGCTCTTGAGCGTGGTGTGCCAGCAATGGTTGCTGCATTTGCAACTAGACGATTGTTATATCCAAGTCAAGCTTTTGACATGATACATTGTTCACGCTGTAGAATTAATTGGACTCGGGATG ATGGTATTTTACTGCTTGAAGTTAATAGGATGCTAAGGGCAGGAGGGTACTTTGTCTGGGCTGCCCAACCTGTTTATAAACACGAGGAGGTGTTAGAAGAACAATGGAAAG AGATGCTTAATCTTACTACTCGTCTATGCTGgaagtttttgaaaaaagatgGGTATGTAGCAATATGGCAGAAACCTTCTGACAATAGCTGCTATCTAAATCGTGAGGCAGGGACTCAACCTGTACTGTGTGACCAAAGTGATGACCCCGACAATGTTTG GTATGCTAACCTAAAAGCTTGCATCTCCCGACTGCCTGAGAATGGATATGGAGCAAATGTTGCCAGATGGCCTGCACGATTGCATACTCCACCTGATAGGCTTCAAAGCATAAAATTTGATGCTTTCATATCCAGAAATGAGCTTTTTAGGGCCGAATCAAAATACTGGGGTGAGATCATAGCAAGTTATGTACGTGTCTTACAttggaagaagatgaaattAAGAAATGTTATGGACATGAAAGCTGGTTTTGGAGG ATTTGCAGCAGCATTGATTGATCAGAATCTTGACAGCTGGGTTATGAATGTTGTTCCTGTTAGTGGTTCAAACACCTTACCTGTTATATATGACCGTGGGCTGATTGGAGTTATGCATGACtg gTGCGAGCCGTTTGACACATATCCGAGAACTTATGATTTACTGCATGCTGCGAACCTGCTTTCTGTTGAGAAGAAAAG ATGCAATGTTTCATCAATTATGCTTGAGATGGATCGCATACTAAGGCCTGGTGGACGGGCATACATCCGTGATACTCTTGCCATCATGGATGAGCTTATTGAGATTGGTAATGCCATGGGCTGGCATGTGACATTGCGAGAAACATCTGAGGGTCCTCATGCAAGTTATAGGGTCTTGGTTTGTGATAAGCGCCTTCGCGGTTAA
- the LOC111241819 gene encoding uncharacterized protein LOC111241819, translating to MPIFLAVEKQKIAPRPPPQPTDRDSSSGNNNLLESVLAALQQQNANLIQQNANLAQQNALALQNSEAARVSAEATQRQIMEMMTSEMHSGRPSGSSLNNQGEWSLESFLQHRPAKFDGKCSADEANHWLRDMERIYDGKRCGDENRLAFTEYLLTGEAGHWWSSTKMLLEDEHTLITWECPVRKEVEFLQLVQGGMTVSEYANRFKQLMSHCIQKFLALVERAKVLEKNLMDAERRKKQQQPSSKGLIFSRGNSGPRTTPYSRPMASTGPSALVVRPVNYARPSSQPGSVNCFICGGSHFMKDCPKQGNAKYCVRCRRN from the exons ATGCCT ATCTTTCTTGCTGTTGAAAAACAGAAGATTGCTCCAAGACCACCCCCTCAGCCTACTGATAGAGATTCCTCCAGTGGCAATAACAACTTGTTGGAGTCAGTCTTGGCTGcacttcaacaacaaaatgcAAATCTGATCCAGCAAAATGCCAATTTAGCCCAACAGAACGCACTGGCCTTGCAGAATTCAGAGGCCGCTAGAGTCTCAGCAGAGGCAACCCAAAGGCAAATAATGGAAATGATGACGAGCGAGATGCATTCTGGCAGACCGTCCGGTTCGTCACTGAACAACCAGGGTGAATGGAGTCTGGAGAGCTTTCTCCAGCACCGTCCGGCTAAGTTTGACGGGAAGTGTAGTGCTGACGAGGCCAATCACTGGCTTCGTGACATGGAGAGGATTTATGACGGCAAGAGGTGTGGAGATGAGAACCGTCTGGCGTTTACTGAGTATCTGCTAACCGGAGAGGCCGGTCATTGGTGGAGTAGTACCAAGATGCTGTTGGAGGATGAACACACCCTTATTACATGGGAA TGTCCGGTTCGCAAAGAGGTGGAGTTCCTTCAGTTAGTACAAGGAGGAATGACGGTGTCTGAGTATGCCAACAGATTCAAGCAGCTAATGAG CCACTGTATCCAGAAGTTCCTTGCCTTAGTAGAAAGAGCTAAGGTATTAGAGAAGAATCTGATGGACGCTGAGAGGCGCAAGAAGCAACAGCAGCCAAGCTCTAAGGGGCTTATCTTTTCAAGGGGCAACTCTGGTCCCAGGACGACCCCTTACTCTCGGCCCATGGCATCCACGGGTCCTTCTGCGTTGGTCGTTCGGCCTGTTAACTACGCCAGACCGTCCAGTCAACCGGGGAGTGTGAACTGTTTCATCTGTGGAGGATCCCATTTCATGAAAGACTGCCCTAAACAAGGAAATGCCAAGTACTGTGTCCGGTGTAGAAGGAATTGA